The nucleotide sequence AAAGACGGTTTAGCAGCCAGCGAAAACGCAATAAGCAACTATCAAAAAGCTATTGAAGCCCTTACGGGAGGAACTGTAAAGTCAGGTCAAAGGAATGCTATTGATTGGGGTAATGTAGGTCAATCTGCCGCAGGTGGAGCAGCTGCAGGAGCCGCAATAGGTTCTATTGTTCCTGTAATTGGTACAGCCATAGGCACCATATTTGGAGGAATTGCCGGTGCTATCGGAGGCTTATTCGGAGGCAAAAAGAAAGTTGATAATTATGTTCCCCTATTGCAGGAATACCCTGAGCTTGTCCAAGAAACATCCGAAGGGGTTTATGAAATCAACCGTGGATTAGCTGAATCTCTTATCCAAAACGATTTATTGAGCGATAGCACAAAAGAACTTGTCCAAGATGTTTTAGACTGGGGTGATGCTTTAGATGAGGCTAGGGAGCAAATAAAAGGTGTTATTTCTGATTTAGCAGGGTCACTAGGCAATGATTTAAGGGATGACCTTGTAGAATCGTTTAAAGCCGGTGAAGATGCAGCTAAAAAGATGGGAAAAACAGTATCTGAAGTGCTAGAAAACATCCTTTCGCAATTGTTGTTCAATAAAATCTTTGCGGACAACTTTGAACAACTAGAAAAGGATATGGCCGCAAGTATGGATATTGGAGGGGATCAATCTTGGACGGATGATCTAGCACGATTCTATAAAGGCTTTGCAGCAGAGCAGAAGGACTTTAATAAGCTATTAGAGGAAAACAGGAAACAATCTAAAGCATACGGATTTGATGTATTTGGGGCCTCACCCACCGCTAAACAGGGGCTAACTAGACAAGTGCAGTCACTAACAGAAGATACTGGCAAAGAATTATCAGGGCTTTTTAGAGGGTTTTACGATCTGCAAAAAAAGAATAACAATACTTTGTATACCCACATGAAACATGGAGTTGATCAGTTGATGGAGCTTCAAAGAATCGAGTACAATACTAAAATGAACATAGTCAAATGGGATCAGGCTATTCCCATATTTAGGCAAATTCAGGAAAACACCAAAGCGAGTAAAGGTAATAGAGACTTAGGTATAAACGACTAATATGCACATTTATAGGAATGGGGCTATCATAGCCTCCACACCCATAGACGAAAATACTGTGCTCACCTATCAGTTAATGGGTGAACATAAAGTAGCCTGTAACATAGTAAGGCAATCCCCACTTGAAATAAAAGTTGGTGATTATATTATGGTAAACGAGGAACGGTTTATCATGAATCAAGATCCAGTAGTTAAAAATGAGGCAAACTTCTACTACAATATTATATTCGAGGCTGAGATATACACCCTATACAATAAAATATTGATGGATGAGGGGTCAGCTATATTTACCTATTTTGGCACACCTGAAGAGTTTTTGACTTTATTAATCAATAACATAAATTCAATTGACAGTGACTGGACCTTAGGAGATGTGGAGGCCATGGAACCCAAATTTATATCCTTTCAGGGTGATAGCTGTAGGTCAGCATTAACCAGGATAGCGGAAACCTTCAAGCTCGAATATAAGGTAAAAAACAAAGAAATATCGCTAAGCAAATCAATAGGAGTAGATACACCTTATACATTCCAATATGGCAGGAATAACGGATTGTACTCGTTGACTAGGCGTTCTATTGATAACAACAACATAATAACTAGGCTTTATGCTTTTGGTAGCACCCGAAACCTTTCAGTAAACTATAGGGACGGCCAAAAGAACCTTGTATTTGAATCGAAGTATTTAGAGGCGAATACAGACCTCTATGGCGTTCGTGAAGGTATTGTAACCTTTGAGGATATTTACCCCAACAGAACAGGAGAAGTAACCTCCACAAGCGAAGAAACCAAGGTTATCGATACCTCCATTGACTTTGATATCAATGATTATTTGTTAGCTGGCCAGACTGCAAAGATCGTTTTCAAATCTGGAGCTTTGAGCGGATACGAGTTTGAAATCACCAATTATGATCATGGTACAAAAGAGATAACGTTCAACACCTTTACTGAGGCCAATGATTATGTTTTACCAAATGAAATCAGCAAGCCAGAGGTAGGTGATAAATATACCCTTATCGGTATTGATATGCCCCAAAGCTACATTGATGCAGCAGAGGCAAAGTTATTGGAGAAAGCTCAAGAAAGGTTAGTCCAGGTAAGTTCTCCAAGGGTAACGTATGAGCTCGAAATGGATCGTATCTATATCAGACAAAAGGGGCTGAAAAACAATATTTTCCCAGGTGACAGAATCAGGGTATTGGATGATAAATTGGGCATAGATCAAATGATAAGGATTAGTAGCGTGTCATACCCGTTAAAGCAACCCGATGTTATACAAGCCACAATATCCGATCAAGTAACTTATACTACCTCAGAGAGGATCATAAAAGAAACGGTCAACAATAAGAGCAAGATCAATATAGAAGAAAGCACTAGAGCGGAAGGTGATAGGCTGAACCTTCAAAAGATCAAAGCTATAAACGCTGAAATACTCAACCTGATTGTTAAGAACCTTCGTACCAATGAAACTGGGCAAAGGATTGAGATTTTGGAGGCTGAAAACTCACTCAAGTTCTATGATCAGGATGATGAGCTAGTGTTGCAGATTGATGATGATTTGGGCAACGATATAGATGGTAATCCTATCAGTGGATTAAGGGTGACCAATCCAGCAAACGGAAGGACAAGTTATATTTCAGCAGGGGGAATGTTTACTAATGCCGGATCAGTGCCTTTTATATCAGAGGCAGCAGGAAGTAAGACTAATGCAAGTATAGCAGGACTATTGTTTGATAGGAATACAGATCCTAATGGGATCAGTGCCGCCGTTGCTGGTTTGGACGGCACAAGCTCGGGAGATAGTGCCAGTTATGGAGGTTGGTTCAATAGTGTTTGGTTCGGAGGCATTCATTTGGCTATACGGTCGATAACCGCAGA is from Echinicola marina and encodes:
- a CDS encoding phage tail protein; translated protein: MHIYRNGAIIASTPIDENTVLTYQLMGEHKVACNIVRQSPLEIKVGDYIMVNEERFIMNQDPVVKNEANFYYNIIFEAEIYTLYNKILMDEGSAIFTYFGTPEEFLTLLINNINSIDSDWTLGDVEAMEPKFISFQGDSCRSALTRIAETFKLEYKVKNKEISLSKSIGVDTPYTFQYGRNNGLYSLTRRSIDNNNIITRLYAFGSTRNLSVNYRDGQKNLVFESKYLEANTDLYGVREGIVTFEDIYPNRTGEVTSTSEETKVIDTSIDFDINDYLLAGQTAKIVFKSGALSGYEFEITNYDHGTKEITFNTFTEANDYVLPNEISKPEVGDKYTLIGIDMPQSYIDAAEAKLLEKAQERLVQVSSPRVTYELEMDRIYIRQKGLKNNIFPGDRIRVLDDKLGIDQMIRISSVSYPLKQPDVIQATISDQVTYTTSERIIKETVNNKSKINIEESTRAEGDRLNLQKIKAINAEILNLIVKNLRTNETGQRIEILEAENSLKFYDQDDELVLQIDDDLGNDIDGNPISGLRVTNPANGRTSYISAGGMFTNAGSVPFISEAAGSKTNASIAGLLFDRNTDPNGISAAVAGLDGTSSGDSASYGGWFNSVWFGGIHLAIRSITADHTILKTDSFISCDNSTAITVTLPLSPRKGATYFIRRNNASGVSIASGSANIKDNGTPVSSIGVPSQGDLVRITWEGGYWLFNKMG